The Nicotiana tabacum cultivar K326 chromosome 14, ASM71507v2, whole genome shotgun sequence genome contains a region encoding:
- the LOC107775720 gene encoding putative polyamine oxidase 4 isoform X2 has protein sequence MLHLRLHGVCNENPLAPLIRRLGLTMYRTSGDNSVLYDHDLESCMLFDMDGHQVPQNTVSLVGDAFKKILTETEKVRNEYSHDLSVLQAISIVLDRHPELRQEGISHEVLQWYICRMEAWFAADADTISLKTWDQEQVLTGGHGLMVQGYYPVVEALSNDIDIRLNHRVKRITNGYNKVMVTVEDGRNFVADAAIITVPVGVLKANLIEFKPELPEWKLSAIADLGVGNENKIALRFDNVFWPNVELLGIVAPTSYACGYFLNLHKATGHRVLVYMAAGRLAYDVEKLSDSDAADFAMRQLKKMFPNAPAPVQYLVSRWGTDPDSLGCYSYDLVGKPTDVYDRLRAPLGNLFFGGEAVCMDDHQGSVHGAYSAGIIAAEDCCRHLIKRLGSLEMVQLISSREEILKAAVPLQISRM, from the exons ATG TTGCATCTCAGGCTCCACGGAGTGTGTAATGAAAATCCTTTGGCTCCATTGATTCGGCGTTTGGGGCTTACTATGTATCGAACTAGTGGTGACAACTCAGTGCTGTATGACCATGATTTGGAAAG tTGCATGCTGTTTGACATGGACGGTCATCAAGTTCCTCAAAACACAGTTTCTTTAGTTGGAGATGCATTCAAGAAAATCCTCACTGAG ACTGAGAAAGTAAGAAATGAGTATAGTCATGATCTATCGGTTCTTCAAGCAATATCTATTGTATTGGACAGGCATCCTGAGCTAAG GCAAGAAGGAATCTCTCATGAAGTATTACAGTGGTACATATGCAGAATGGAGGCTTGGTTTGCTGCTGATGCAGACACGATCTCTCTGAAAACCTGGGATCAG GAGCAAGTTCTTACGGGTGGTCATGGATTAATGGTGCAGGGTTATTACCCGGTGGTAGAGGCATTGTCAAACGATATTGACATCCGTTTGAATCACAG GGTTAAGAGGATTACAAATGGGTATAACAAGGTGATGGTTACAGTTGAGGATGGGAGGAATTTTGTTGCGGATGCTGCTATAATAACTGTGCCTGTTGGAGTCCTCAAAGCCAACTTAATTGAGTTCAAACCAGAATTGCCAGAATGGAAGCTTTCTGCAATAGCAGATCTTGGTGTGGGCAACGAAAACAAGATTGCATTACGATTTGATAACGTATTTTGGCCAAATGTTGAATTGTTAGGCATTGTTGCACCCACCTCTTATGCTTGTGGTTATTTTCTTAACCTCCACAAGGCAACAGGGCATCGAGTCCTTGTCTATATGGCTGCTGGAAGACTTGCTTATGACGTCGAGAAATTATCAGACAGTGATGCTGCTGATTTTGCTATGCGGCAGCTGAAGAAAATGTTTCCTAATGCACCTGCCCCT GTTCAGTATCTTGTATCACGCTGGGGAACAGATCCCGACTCCCTAGGATGTTATTCGTATGATCTGGTTGGAAAGCCAACGGATGTATATGATAGGCTTCGAGCACCCTTAGGTAATCTATTCTTTGGAGGCGAAGCCGTCTGTATGGATGACCATCAAGGGTCCGTGCATGGTGCCTATTCTGCTGGAATCATAGCTGCTGAAGATTGCTGCCGGCATCTCATTAAGAGACTTGGAAGTCTTGAAATGGTTCAGCTTATTTCCTCTCGGGAAGAAATTCTCAAAGCCGCAGTTCCCCTCCAGATTTCCAGGATGTAA
- the LOC107775720 gene encoding polyamine oxidase 5-like isoform X1: protein MELKADDSGSNSFLDGTLQPRLGRPHGSAPSVIVIGGGISGVAAARFLQNASFKVLLLESRDRLGGRIHTDYSFGCPVDMGASWLHGVCNENPLAPLIRRLGLTMYRTSGDNSVLYDHDLESCMLFDMDGHQVPQNTVSLVGDAFKKILTETEKVRNEYSHDLSVLQAISIVLDRHPELRQEGISHEVLQWYICRMEAWFAADADTISLKTWDQEQVLTGGHGLMVQGYYPVVEALSNDIDIRLNHRVKRITNGYNKVMVTVEDGRNFVADAAIITVPVGVLKANLIEFKPELPEWKLSAIADLGVGNENKIALRFDNVFWPNVELLGIVAPTSYACGYFLNLHKATGHRVLVYMAAGRLAYDVEKLSDSDAADFAMRQLKKMFPNAPAPVQYLVSRWGTDPDSLGCYSYDLVGKPTDVYDRLRAPLGNLFFGGEAVCMDDHQGSVHGAYSAGIIAAEDCCRHLIKRLGSLEMVQLISSREEILKAAVPLQISRM, encoded by the exons ATGGAACTCAAAGCAGATGATTCTGGCTCAAATTCTTTCCTTGACG GCACTTTACAACCCCGCTTAGGGAGGCCACATGGCTCAGCTCCATCAGTAATTGTAATTGGTGGAGGTATCTCAGGGGTAGCGGCTGCACGTTTCCTTCAGAATGCTTCTTTTAAG GTGCTCTTGCTGGAGTCACGGGATAGACTTGGTGGTCGCATACACACTGACTACTCGTTTGGTTGTCCAGTTGATATGGGAGCTTCATG GCTCCACGGAGTGTGTAATGAAAATCCTTTGGCTCCATTGATTCGGCGTTTGGGGCTTACTATGTATCGAACTAGTGGTGACAACTCAGTGCTGTATGACCATGATTTGGAAAG tTGCATGCTGTTTGACATGGACGGTCATCAAGTTCCTCAAAACACAGTTTCTTTAGTTGGAGATGCATTCAAGAAAATCCTCACTGAG ACTGAGAAAGTAAGAAATGAGTATAGTCATGATCTATCGGTTCTTCAAGCAATATCTATTGTATTGGACAGGCATCCTGAGCTAAG GCAAGAAGGAATCTCTCATGAAGTATTACAGTGGTACATATGCAGAATGGAGGCTTGGTTTGCTGCTGATGCAGACACGATCTCTCTGAAAACCTGGGATCAG GAGCAAGTTCTTACGGGTGGTCATGGATTAATGGTGCAGGGTTATTACCCGGTGGTAGAGGCATTGTCAAACGATATTGACATCCGTTTGAATCACAG GGTTAAGAGGATTACAAATGGGTATAACAAGGTGATGGTTACAGTTGAGGATGGGAGGAATTTTGTTGCGGATGCTGCTATAATAACTGTGCCTGTTGGAGTCCTCAAAGCCAACTTAATTGAGTTCAAACCAGAATTGCCAGAATGGAAGCTTTCTGCAATAGCAGATCTTGGTGTGGGCAACGAAAACAAGATTGCATTACGATTTGATAACGTATTTTGGCCAAATGTTGAATTGTTAGGCATTGTTGCACCCACCTCTTATGCTTGTGGTTATTTTCTTAACCTCCACAAGGCAACAGGGCATCGAGTCCTTGTCTATATGGCTGCTGGAAGACTTGCTTATGACGTCGAGAAATTATCAGACAGTGATGCTGCTGATTTTGCTATGCGGCAGCTGAAGAAAATGTTTCCTAATGCACCTGCCCCT GTTCAGTATCTTGTATCACGCTGGGGAACAGATCCCGACTCCCTAGGATGTTATTCGTATGATCTGGTTGGAAAGCCAACGGATGTATATGATAGGCTTCGAGCACCCTTAGGTAATCTATTCTTTGGAGGCGAAGCCGTCTGTATGGATGACCATCAAGGGTCCGTGCATGGTGCCTATTCTGCTGGAATCATAGCTGCTGAAGATTGCTGCCGGCATCTCATTAAGAGACTTGGAAGTCTTGAAATGGTTCAGCTTATTTCCTCTCGGGAAGAAATTCTCAAAGCCGCAGTTCCCCTCCAGATTTCCAGGATGTAA